The following are encoded in a window of Gramella sp. MT6 genomic DNA:
- a CDS encoding urea carboxylase-associated family protein, producing the protein MQVIEKQSGAAFKMKKGQLLKVVDPLGEQVSDMVIFNAEDVREKISSGKTLDFEESILITKGNYIWSNRSNKMMEILEDTNGRNDFLLAPCSPETFKIMYRDSQYHPSCFENLHTNLAKYNIEPDDIPTAFNIFMNVQFDTFGRITVKPPLSKAGDYVLFEAKMDLIVGLTACSAEDSNGGSFKPINYEVLD; encoded by the coding sequence ATGCAGGTAATAGAAAAGCAAAGCGGCGCAGCTTTTAAAATGAAAAAGGGTCAGCTCTTAAAAGTAGTGGATCCTTTAGGTGAGCAGGTAAGCGATATGGTGATCTTTAATGCAGAAGATGTGAGGGAAAAGATCTCCAGCGGAAAAACGCTCGATTTTGAAGAAAGTATTCTCATTACTAAGGGTAATTACATTTGGAGCAATCGCAGTAATAAAATGATGGAGATACTGGAGGATACCAACGGGCGTAATGACTTTTTACTGGCACCATGCAGCCCTGAAACTTTTAAGATTATGTACCGCGACTCTCAATATCATCCCAGTTGTTTTGAGAACCTTCATACCAATCTTGCAAAATATAATATCGAACCAGATGATATCCCTACGGCCTTCAATATTTTCATGAATGTGCAGTTCGATACCTTTGGAAGGATCACAGTAAAACCACCCCTCAGTAAAGCCGGAGATTATGTGCTTTTTGAGGCGAAAATGGATCTCATCGTAGGTTTAACCGCATGTTCTGCGGAAGACAGTAATGGCGGAAGCTTTAAACCAATAAATTACGAGGTGCTGGACTAA
- a CDS encoding FMN-binding negative transcriptional regulator: protein MYRPEKYKKDDKKFVFSFIRENPFATVIMNGNRLMATHLPVLIEGNEAEWQLYSHLANHNEQAALVKDGSEALIIFHGPHSYISSSWYKEKDISTWDYTAVHVNAQVKLQTREELENSLENLVKQFEKEQDSPLYYGDIPKPMLDEHLPLITGFWLQPVKVEGVAKLHQSYPKHDVEAVVENLNSSGNCMKEELGKAIKNENKIR, encoded by the coding sequence ATGTACAGACCAGAGAAATATAAGAAAGACGATAAAAAATTCGTCTTTTCCTTTATCAGAGAAAATCCCTTTGCCACGGTTATTATGAACGGAAACAGGCTCATGGCGACCCATCTTCCCGTGCTTATTGAGGGAAATGAGGCAGAATGGCAATTATATTCCCACCTGGCAAACCATAATGAACAAGCGGCTTTGGTAAAGGACGGCTCTGAAGCTTTGATCATTTTTCATGGGCCACATAGCTATATTTCATCTTCGTGGTACAAAGAAAAAGACATAAGTACCTGGGATTATACCGCTGTGCATGTAAATGCGCAGGTGAAATTACAAACGAGAGAGGAACTGGAAAATTCTCTGGAAAATCTGGTAAAGCAATTTGAGAAAGAACAGGATTCTCCGCTGTATTACGGTGATATTCCAAAACCAATGCTGGATGAGCATTTGCCGCTTATCACAGGTTTCTGGTTACAACCGGTAAAGGTTGAAGGAGTTGCTAAATTACATCAATCCTATCCCAAACATGATGTGGAAGCGGTAGTTGAAAATCTAAATTCTTCTGGAAACTGTATGAAAGAGGAACTGGGTAAGGCTATAAAGAATGAAAATAAAATTAGATAA
- the gntA gene encoding guanitoxin biosynthesis heme-dependent pre-guanitoxin N-hydroxylase GntA, giving the protein MEIKYNLPKEGLKSRPVKNIELKNKFEKFILDNDHPCIMAKTVFSMSRVELHSYSDFGTLATARKILADLEKYISEYDFESNDFKTFIAVFPESPIYSEIGFEKILWKQLENLHKVDEKEWDSAVSEDPESEHFSFSLNGRAFYIVGMHPGASRKARQSPYVTIAFNLHWQFEKLREMGSYETVRDRIRDRDKELQGSINPMLQDFGTNSEARQYSGRKVEKDWKCPFHSN; this is encoded by the coding sequence ATGGAAATAAAATATAATCTTCCAAAAGAAGGCCTAAAATCAAGGCCGGTAAAAAATATAGAGCTGAAAAATAAATTTGAAAAATTCATCCTGGATAATGACCATCCCTGTATCATGGCGAAAACAGTTTTTTCTATGAGCCGGGTAGAATTGCATTCCTATTCAGATTTTGGAACTTTAGCTACCGCACGAAAAATACTTGCAGATCTTGAAAAATACATATCAGAATATGATTTTGAATCTAATGATTTTAAAACATTTATAGCGGTATTTCCTGAATCCCCGATTTATTCCGAAATTGGCTTTGAAAAAATACTGTGGAAACAACTTGAGAATCTACATAAGGTAGATGAAAAGGAATGGGATTCGGCAGTTAGTGAAGATCCTGAAAGTGAACATTTCAGTTTTAGCCTGAATGGAAGAGCATTCTATATTGTAGGAATGCATCCCGGAGCTTCCAGGAAAGCGAGGCAAAGTCCTTATGTCACGATAGCTTTCAATTTGCACTGGCAATTTGAAAAACTCCGTGAAATGGGGAGTTATGAAACGGTACGAGACAGGATTAGAGACCGGGATAAGGAATTGCAGGGTTCAATAAATCCTATGTTGCAGGATTTTGGAACTAATAGTGAGGCTAGACAGTATAGTGGTAGAAAAGTGGAAAAAGATTGGAAATGTCCTTTTCACAGTAATTAG
- a CDS encoding DUF6789 family protein, with protein MELLKVILAGILGTILMTGFSYVLARLKDQEFREPRLLNMILRRSTYDKVNPSNNSILGWVVHFSIGIILMTLFYIIHLIFSFSISFTSILVYGVFAGILSILSWHLMFVISPNSENVQLKEFYVQILIAHILFAMGAAVFIF; from the coding sequence ATGGAACTTCTAAAGGTTATTCTGGCCGGGATACTTGGCACCATTCTAATGACTGGATTCAGTTATGTTCTCGCGCGCCTAAAAGATCAGGAGTTTAGAGAGCCAAGGCTTTTAAACATGATCTTAAGGAGATCCACTTACGATAAAGTAAATCCATCAAACAATTCAATACTTGGGTGGGTGGTTCATTTTTCTATTGGCATCATTCTAATGACGCTTTTCTACATCATTCATCTCATCTTCTCATTTTCTATTTCTTTCACTTCGATCTTAGTTTATGGAGTTTTTGCCGGAATCCTATCAATTCTAAGCTGGCATCTTATGTTCGTAATATCTCCGAATTCTGAAAATGTTCAGCTAAAAGAATTCTATGTACAGATCCTGATTGCCCATATTCTATTTGCTATGGGCGCAGCTGTTTTTATATTCTGA
- a CDS encoding YetF domain-containing protein, which yields MEKWFQFKEMDLLAIVLTAIGIYIAVILFTRIAGKRSFSKMSSFDFAMTVAVGSMIATTVLSKSVSLWDGVIGMGAVYVLQISVALLRRYKQVQKVVDNVPLLLMDGTEILHDNLKKARVSESDLRSKLREANVIRLKEVRAVIFEATGDISVMHTEDDNEELENWLMEDVKR from the coding sequence ATGGAAAAATGGTTTCAATTTAAAGAAATGGACCTGCTGGCCATCGTTTTAACAGCGATTGGGATATATATAGCAGTGATCCTATTTACAAGGATAGCTGGTAAACGTAGCTTTTCGAAAATGTCAAGTTTCGATTTTGCGATGACAGTTGCTGTTGGTTCTATGATAGCCACAACCGTTTTGTCTAAAAGCGTTAGTCTTTGGGATGGTGTAATTGGCATGGGAGCCGTGTATGTTTTACAAATTAGTGTGGCACTTTTAAGACGTTACAAACAGGTTCAAAAAGTAGTTGACAATGTCCCGTTATTATTGATGGATGGAACAGAAATACTTCATGATAACCTTAAAAAGGCCCGGGTTAGCGAAAGCGATCTTCGGTCTAAATTGAGAGAAGCAAATGTTATAAGGTTAAAAGAGGTTAGAGCAGTGATATTTGAGGCTACCGGAGATATTTCGGTAATGCATACAGAAGATGATAATGAAGAGCTTGAAAACTGGTTGATGGAAGACGTTAAGCGTTAG
- the ligD gene encoding non-homologous end-joining DNA ligase, protein MGTKKKFGKDSFEISNLDKIFFPEAGYTKGDLIEYYEKISETMLPHLKDRPVTMIRFPNGITGKRFYQKDAPDYFPDWIEKKAIEKQEGGKTHYVICNKKSTLVYLANQACISPHIWLSRQDILDKPDRMIFDLDPVKDDFEEVKQAAKKVKDLLGEELGLPVYIMTTGSRGMHVVVPLKRTRTYDEVRDFAQKAAKYLEKKYPEDMTTASRKNKREDKLFLDVARNAFGQTGVAPYAVRPIENAPVATPLDWEELDRSSLSARSYNINNIFKRLANKEDPWKNINSSAITLTDAIKKLENLWDKRFD, encoded by the coding sequence ATGGGAACCAAAAAGAAATTTGGAAAGGATAGTTTTGAAATCAGCAACCTGGATAAGATTTTCTTTCCAGAAGCAGGATATACTAAAGGCGATCTTATAGAATATTATGAAAAGATTTCAGAGACCATGCTTCCCCATTTAAAAGACCGCCCTGTCACGATGATACGTTTTCCCAACGGAATTACAGGTAAAAGGTTCTATCAGAAAGATGCCCCCGATTATTTCCCTGACTGGATAGAAAAGAAAGCGATCGAGAAGCAGGAGGGTGGAAAGACCCATTATGTTATTTGCAATAAGAAATCCACGCTGGTATATCTGGCAAACCAAGCCTGTATCAGCCCGCATATCTGGTTAAGCCGGCAGGATATTCTTGATAAACCAGACAGGATGATATTTGATCTTGATCCTGTTAAGGACGATTTTGAAGAAGTAAAGCAAGCAGCGAAAAAAGTAAAAGATCTTTTGGGCGAGGAACTGGGGTTGCCGGTCTACATTATGACCACTGGTTCCAGGGGAATGCATGTGGTAGTGCCGCTCAAAAGAACCAGAACTTACGATGAAGTGAGAGATTTTGCACAAAAAGCTGCGAAATATCTCGAAAAGAAATATCCGGAAGATATGACGACTGCATCCCGCAAGAATAAGAGGGAGGATAAACTTTTTCTTGATGTCGCCAGAAATGCTTTTGGTCAAACTGGGGTAGCTCCTTATGCGGTAAGGCCTATAGAAAACGCCCCGGTTGCCACTCCGCTAGACTGGGAAGAATTGGACAGGTCTTCCCTTTCGGCCAGGAGTTATAATATTAATAATATTTTCAAAAGACTTGCCAATAAAGAAGATCCATGGAAGAATATCAATTCCAGCGCGATCACCCTTACCGATGCCATCAAGAAATTAGAGAACCTCTGGGATAAGAGATTTGATTGA
- the ligD gene encoding non-homologous end-joining DNA ligase has protein sequence MNELLKTIPQELQEKLKKKKQPDWMPPMLAKLTHDVFSNEEWIFERKLDGERCVVYKKEKEVKIMSRNKKTLNVTYPEIVDLFKSQKAKDFIIDGEMVAFKGKQTSFSELQKRMHLKDADEVKNSKTKVFLYVFDLMFYDGHDLTKLPLVERKKLLKKLLDFDDPLRFTSHRNEEGEKFYKEACEKNWEGLIAKKADSVYVHSRSSHWLKFKCENQQEFVIGGYTDPQGERKGFGALLIGFYKNGKLQYAGKVGTGYTDKMLEELHSRMSKIEIAAPQFEDNKDLPEKNVHWLKPELVGEVAFTEWTNTNKLRHPRYLGLRSDKEAQEVIKEA, from the coding sequence ATGAATGAACTATTAAAAACCATACCTCAAGAACTTCAGGAAAAACTTAAGAAAAAGAAACAGCCAGACTGGATGCCGCCAATGCTGGCAAAACTAACCCATGATGTCTTTTCTAATGAGGAGTGGATCTTTGAGAGAAAACTGGATGGAGAACGCTGTGTTGTCTACAAAAAGGAGAAAGAAGTAAAGATAATGTCCCGTAATAAGAAGACCCTCAATGTTACTTATCCAGAGATCGTAGATCTTTTCAAATCGCAAAAAGCAAAAGATTTTATTATTGACGGAGAAATGGTGGCTTTTAAAGGCAAGCAAACCAGCTTTTCTGAATTGCAAAAACGAATGCATTTAAAGGATGCTGATGAAGTAAAGAACAGCAAAACCAAAGTTTTCTTGTATGTGTTTGATCTTATGTTTTATGATGGGCATGACCTTACCAAATTACCATTAGTAGAACGGAAGAAACTACTTAAAAAGTTGCTGGATTTTGATGATCCATTGAGGTTCACTTCGCACCGTAATGAAGAAGGAGAGAAATTCTACAAAGAAGCCTGCGAAAAGAACTGGGAAGGGCTAATTGCGAAGAAGGCTGACAGTGTTTATGTTCATAGCCGTTCTTCCCACTGGTTGAAATTCAAATGTGAAAATCAGCAGGAATTCGTTATTGGTGGGTATACAGATCCGCAGGGCGAAAGAAAAGGCTTTGGTGCCTTGCTTATTGGTTTCTATAAAAATGGGAAACTTCAGTACGCTGGTAAGGTAGGAACCGGGTATACAGATAAGATGCTGGAAGAGCTTCATTCCAGAATGTCGAAGATAGAAATAGCTGCTCCACAATTTGAGGATAATAAAGACCTGCCAGAAAAGAATGTACACTGGTTAAAACCTGAACTCGTAGGGGAAGTTGCCTTTACCGAGTGGACAAATACGAACAAATTGAGACACCCAAGGTACCTTGGTCTTAGAAGCGATAAAGAAGCACAGGAAGTAATAAAGGAGGCTTAA
- a CDS encoding DNA polymerase ligase N-terminal domain-containing protein, with amino-acid sequence MGKKGFLEDYHGKRDFDISSEPFGDEDHKKDENKQIFVIQKHDASNLHFDFRLLVDGVLKSWAVPKGPSTDPDEKRLAVRTEDHPLEYADFEGVIPEEQYGGGTVMVWDAGTYENDKKDAEGNFVPMKEQLEKGHSTFILKGKKLKGGYTLIRTQKGKNEKWLLKKVDDEEADARRNPVNTENKSVLTGRTMNQIAKDSSKDE; translated from the coding sequence ATGGGAAAGAAAGGATTTTTAGAAGACTATCACGGTAAACGGGATTTTGATATTTCTTCAGAACCTTTTGGCGATGAAGATCACAAGAAAGATGAAAACAAGCAGATCTTTGTGATCCAGAAACACGATGCCTCCAACTTGCATTTCGATTTCAGATTACTGGTAGACGGGGTGCTAAAAAGCTGGGCGGTTCCCAAAGGTCCTTCCACAGATCCAGATGAGAAAAGGCTTGCAGTTAGGACTGAAGATCACCCGCTTGAATATGCCGATTTCGAGGGTGTGATCCCTGAAGAACAATATGGAGGTGGAACCGTGATGGTATGGGATGCCGGGACCTATGAAAATGATAAAAAAGATGCTGAGGGTAATTTTGTGCCTATGAAAGAGCAACTGGAAAAAGGTCATTCAACTTTTATTCTGAAAGGAAAAAAACTGAAAGGAGGCTATACTTTGATCAGGACTCAGAAGGGTAAAAATGAAAAATGGTTATTGAAGAAAGTGGATGATGAAGAGGCCGATGCCCGGAGAAATCCTGTAAATACCGAGAATAAATCTGTCCTCACAGGTAGGACGATGAATCAGATTGCAAAAGATTCCAGCAAAGATGAATGA
- a CDS encoding SDR family oxidoreductase, producing the protein MSKPENVPEQEQEQPGDEYKMQPKPEIIRDDYLGSEKLKGKATLITGGDSGIGRSAAIHFAREGADVAIVYLEEKEDALETKKLVEKEGRKCLIISGDLKEESFCKEAVRKVISEFGKLDILVNNAAVQFPKGEVEEISSAQFRMTFETNFYPHFYVVKEALEYLKEGSIIINTTSVTAYRGSSHLLDYSSTKGAIVSFTRSLSKMLVDRKIRVNSVAPGPIWTPLIPSTFDEVSEFGKKVPMGRPGQPSEVGPAYVFLASKDSSYMTGQVIHINGGEIIGS; encoded by the coding sequence ATGAGTAAACCAGAGAATGTACCGGAACAAGAGCAGGAACAACCGGGAGATGAATATAAAATGCAACCAAAACCGGAAATCATAAGGGATGATTATCTGGGGAGTGAAAAACTTAAGGGAAAAGCTACACTTATTACCGGTGGAGATAGCGGTATTGGCCGTAGTGCGGCAATACATTTTGCCAGGGAAGGTGCAGATGTAGCAATCGTTTACCTGGAAGAAAAAGAAGATGCCCTGGAGACGAAGAAACTGGTGGAAAAAGAAGGAAGAAAATGCTTGATCATTTCCGGAGACCTGAAAGAAGAATCATTTTGTAAAGAAGCCGTTAGGAAGGTGATTTCAGAATTCGGCAAACTGGATATTTTAGTTAACAATGCTGCCGTCCAATTTCCTAAAGGAGAGGTGGAGGAAATAAGTTCAGCACAATTCAGGATGACCTTCGAGACAAATTTTTATCCCCATTTTTATGTGGTAAAAGAAGCTCTGGAATATTTAAAGGAAGGCTCGATTATCATTAATACTACCTCAGTGACGGCCTATCGGGGAAGTTCGCATTTACTGGATTACTCCAGCACCAAGGGAGCAATTGTAAGTTTTACGCGTTCCTTATCTAAAATGCTGGTCGACAGGAAGATTAGGGTGAATTCTGTTGCGCCCGGGCCCATCTGGACTCCGCTTATTCCTTCCACCTTCGATGAAGTATCAGAATTTGGGAAGAAAGTACCCATGGGCAGACCCGGACAACCAAGCGAAGTAGGACCGGCGTATGTATTTCTTGCCAGCAAAGACAGCAGTTATATGACAGGGCAGGTGATCCATATTAATGGTGGAGAAATAATTGGAAGTTAG
- a CDS encoding glycerophosphodiester phosphodiesterase family protein, which translates to MNNFLKIGHRGAKGHLAENTLESIQKALDIGVDMIEIDVHKCASGELWVIHDFTLDRTTDGSGEIAKKPAEVIRKLRIEGRYKVPLLTEVLDLIEGKCLINIELKGLNTAAPVSELVKEKVKGGKWQYSDFIISSFQKNELFETRKLDEKVPIAVLSKASVPEAIEIGKMLKASAIHPSLGIITRDNTKLSQDAGFSVNVWTVNEREDILRMIDFGVDGIISDYPNRLHNPLLELKP; encoded by the coding sequence ATGAACAATTTTCTAAAGATCGGTCACCGGGGAGCAAAAGGGCATCTGGCTGAAAATACTCTTGAAAGTATTCAGAAAGCCCTGGATATAGGAGTAGATATGATCGAGATCGATGTGCATAAATGCGCCAGCGGAGAACTTTGGGTTATTCATGACTTTACATTGGATCGCACTACAGATGGTAGCGGCGAAATTGCAAAAAAACCTGCAGAGGTTATTCGAAAACTTAGGATCGAAGGCCGATATAAGGTCCCTCTTCTAACTGAAGTCTTAGATCTTATTGAAGGCAAGTGTCTTATAAACATAGAACTGAAAGGTTTAAATACGGCAGCACCCGTTAGTGAATTGGTGAAGGAGAAAGTGAAAGGTGGAAAATGGCAATATTCAGATTTCATCATTTCCAGCTTTCAGAAGAACGAACTTTTTGAAACCAGAAAATTAGACGAAAAAGTACCCATTGCAGTATTGAGCAAAGCCAGTGTTCCCGAAGCTATAGAAATTGGAAAAATGTTGAAGGCATCGGCTATACATCCTTCTTTAGGAATTATTACCCGAGATAATACAAAATTAAGCCAGGATGCAGGTTTCAGCGTGAACGTCTGGACAGTGAATGAAAGAGAAGATATTCTAAGAATGATAGATTTTGGAGTTGATGGGATCATCTCAGATTACCCGAACAGGCTGCATAATCCCCTTCTGGAACTCAAGCCTTAA